A genome region from Candidatus Binatia bacterium includes the following:
- the rsmH gene encoding 16S rRNA (cytosine(1402)-N(4))-methyltransferase RsmH: protein MPGHVPVLADEAVRLLVTEPRGTYVDATLGGGGHAARILAALGGEESKVIGIDCDPAAIARAQANPPAMAPRFVAALARFSTLEAALEERGVERVDGILADLGLSSDQLDDPARGLAFGAEGPLDMRLDPSRSETADRLIRRIGEPELARLLSEYGELPRAKTAARVIRRAAVTERPLTTGGLRAALAPLYPGPSRPRRMAQAFQALRIAVNDELGELQALLEAAARIVRPGGTLVVIAYHSLEDRMVKRAFSPPRSFDPWLPPSEAPASPWEPLTRRPIRPSAEESARNPRARSALLRAARRRGGME, encoded by the coding sequence ATGCCGGGGCACGTCCCGGTTCTCGCCGATGAGGCCGTGCGTTTGCTGGTGACGGAGCCGCGGGGCACGTACGTCGATGCGACCCTGGGTGGTGGTGGACACGCCGCAAGGATCCTGGCGGCGCTGGGAGGGGAGGAGTCCAAGGTGATCGGAATCGACTGCGACCCCGCGGCGATCGCCCGCGCGCAGGCGAACCCGCCGGCCATGGCACCGCGCTTCGTCGCGGCCCTGGCGCGCTTCTCCACGCTCGAGGCGGCGCTCGAGGAGCGCGGCGTCGAGCGCGTGGACGGCATCCTGGCCGACCTGGGGCTCTCCTCGGACCAGCTCGACGACCCCGCCCGCGGGCTCGCGTTCGGAGCGGAGGGCCCGCTCGACATGCGGCTCGATCCGTCCCGCTCCGAGACCGCCGACCGGCTGATCCGCCGCATCGGCGAGCCGGAGCTCGCGCGGCTCCTCTCCGAGTACGGAGAGCTCCCGCGCGCGAAGACCGCCGCGCGCGTGATCCGCCGCGCCGCAGTGACGGAGCGGCCGCTCACGACAGGCGGCCTCCGCGCCGCGCTGGCGCCGCTCTATCCCGGGCCGTCGCGCCCGCGCCGGATGGCGCAGGCGTTCCAGGCGCTCCGCATCGCGGTGAACGACGAGCTGGGCGAGCTTCAGGCCCTGCTCGAGGCCGCCGCGCGGATCGTCCGCCCGGGCGGCACCCTGGTGGTCATCGCCTATCACTCGCTCGAGGATCGGATGGTGAAGCGCGCGTTCTCCCCGCCGCGCTCCTTCGATCCCTGGCTCCCCCCGTCCGAAGCTCCCGCGTCGCCGTGGGAGCCGCTCACGCGCCGTCCGATCCGCCCCTCGGCGGAGGAGTCGGCCCGAAACCCTCGCGCGAGGAGCGCGCTCCTGCGCGCCGCGCGACGCCGTGGAGGCATGGAATGA
- the murF gene encoding UDP-N-acetylmuramoyl-tripeptide--D-alanyl-D-alanine ligase, with amino-acid sequence MTAAARGWLTLEGVLRAVDGTLASPAGTTSVAPRDVEFAGCAIDSRALQAGDLFVPLPGTRADGHEFIAAALQGAAAGSLIGRDRAVPPEAAATRKPVIRVADPLGAMQALGRWCRDRAGIPVVAITGSNGKTTTKEMTAAVLGTSRRVHKNVGNLNNHIGVPLTLTRLRPEHEALVVEMGMSARGEIRDLAAMAQPTIGVLTNASAAHLQQLGSVEEVARAKSELAEALPTQGLLVLNADDPLLYPMNRERIVRKTTYGLDNPDAGLRPTRVTVGEDGTTRFTLEDGSEGRLSLLGRHNVRNALAAIAVGDELMVPRDAALAALAALRPAKHRLEILRAGGISVLDDAYNANPASMREALGILGGVTVPGARRAVLGDMLELGPGSEALHEAVGRAVPADAWLYVAGSFAAAIERGAKAAGVAAARIRRFEDVDAMAAAVAADARAGDLVLVKGSRGMRLERVVQALQAAGAQAGAGRD; translated from the coding sequence GTGACCGCCGCCGCCCGCGGCTGGCTCACGCTGGAGGGGGTCCTCCGCGCCGTGGACGGCACCTTGGCCTCGCCTGCCGGAACGACATCCGTTGCGCCGCGCGACGTCGAGTTCGCGGGCTGCGCCATCGACAGCCGCGCCCTCCAGGCCGGAGATCTCTTCGTCCCGCTCCCCGGCACGCGCGCCGACGGCCACGAGTTCATCGCGGCGGCGCTTCAGGGCGCCGCGGCGGGAAGCCTGATCGGCCGCGACCGCGCGGTTCCTCCCGAAGCGGCCGCCACCCGGAAGCCGGTGATCCGTGTCGCGGACCCGCTCGGCGCCATGCAGGCGCTGGGCCGGTGGTGCCGCGACCGGGCCGGGATCCCGGTGGTCGCCATCACGGGCAGCAACGGGAAGACCACCACCAAGGAGATGACCGCGGCCGTGCTCGGCACGTCGCGCCGGGTGCACAAGAACGTGGGGAACCTGAACAATCACATCGGCGTGCCGCTCACGCTCACCCGGCTCCGCCCCGAGCACGAGGCGCTGGTCGTCGAGATGGGCATGAGCGCGCGCGGCGAGATCCGCGATCTCGCGGCGATGGCGCAGCCGACGATCGGCGTGCTCACGAACGCCTCGGCCGCGCACCTGCAGCAGCTCGGCTCGGTGGAGGAAGTGGCGCGCGCGAAGAGCGAGCTGGCCGAGGCGCTGCCGACGCAGGGGCTCCTCGTCCTGAACGCCGACGACCCGCTCCTCTACCCGATGAATCGCGAGCGGATCGTGCGGAAGACCACCTACGGGCTCGACAATCCCGATGCGGGCCTCCGCCCCACGCGCGTCACCGTGGGCGAGGACGGCACCACGCGCTTCACCCTCGAGGACGGCAGCGAGGGAAGGCTCTCGCTCCTCGGGCGGCACAACGTGCGGAACGCGCTCGCGGCGATCGCGGTGGGGGACGAGCTGATGGTGCCGCGCGACGCGGCGCTCGCCGCCCTGGCGGCGCTACGACCGGCGAAGCACCGCCTCGAGATCCTGCGCGCCGGCGGCATCTCCGTGCTGGACGACGCCTACAACGCAAACCCCGCCTCGATGCGCGAGGCGCTGGGGATCCTGGGCGGCGTGACCGTCCCCGGGGCGCGTCGGGCGGTGCTGGGCGACATGCTCGAGCTGGGTCCCGGGAGCGAGGCGCTCCACGAGGCGGTCGGCCGCGCGGTGCCCGCGGACGCCTGGCTCTACGTCGCGGGCTCCTTCGCCGCGGCGATCGAGCGGGGGGCGAAGGCCGCGGGCGTGGCGGCGGCGCGGATCCGCCGCTTCGAGGACGTGGACGCGATGGCCGCCGCGGTGGCGGCGGACGCCCGGGCGGGCGATCTCGTCCTCGTGAAGGGATCGCGCGGGATGCGCCTCGAGCGCGTGGTGCAGGCGCTTCAGGCCGCGGGCGCCCAGGCCGGGGCGGGGAGGGACTGA
- a CDS encoding UDP-N-acetylmuramoyl-L-alanyl-D-glutamate--2,6-diaminopimelate ligase, translated as MLPHAVPPGDVIASGLREAAALPRIVGALEMRGAPAGEWTRVQYDSRAVQPGDVFVAISGEKSDGHAFVPEAVKKGALAAIVERFTPEAAWPEVRVKSARRALAILAGEETDHPSHDLLVVGVTGTNGKTTTTHLIRAALQERGERVGLIGTVGYELEGEHEAAAHTTPEAPELARLFRRWSDRGASGVVMEVSSHALAQDRTYGIAFDVGVFTNLTQDHLDFHGTMEAYRDAKARLFRAETRGDRTKTMTGVLNMEDEAGRWIRERAESPTIGYGGGGPTGPGDVGAAEVVAEEARLGPAGTRLRIRYPRGSVSVALKLRGRFNVANALAAFAAAYAAGTPPEAIARGLESVAAVPGRLEPVDAGQPFQVLVDYAHTPDALERALEAVRAFGPHRILCVFGCGGDRDRGKRPLMGAAAARLADRVIITSDNPRSEDPEAIVREIEAGARGTASVSTIVDRAEAIRAAVDEAQAGDALLIAGKGHETYQILSTGTIPFDDRTAAREALRARGFSG; from the coding sequence GTGCTCCCTCACGCTGTCCCCCCGGGGGACGTGATCGCCTCCGGTCTCCGCGAAGCCGCGGCCCTGCCGCGAATCGTCGGCGCCCTGGAGATGCGGGGGGCGCCGGCCGGAGAGTGGACGCGCGTGCAGTACGACTCCCGGGCCGTTCAGCCCGGCGACGTGTTCGTGGCGATCTCCGGCGAGAAGTCCGACGGACACGCGTTCGTGCCGGAGGCCGTGAAGAAGGGGGCGCTGGCCGCGATCGTGGAGCGCTTCACGCCCGAGGCCGCCTGGCCCGAAGTGCGCGTGAAGAGCGCCCGCCGCGCGCTCGCGATCCTCGCGGGCGAAGAGACCGACCACCCCTCGCACGACCTTCTCGTCGTCGGCGTGACCGGCACCAACGGCAAGACCACCACGACGCACCTGATCCGCGCGGCGCTGCAGGAGCGCGGCGAGCGCGTCGGGCTGATCGGCACGGTCGGCTACGAGCTGGAAGGGGAGCACGAGGCCGCGGCGCACACCACCCCCGAAGCCCCCGAGCTGGCGCGGCTCTTCCGCCGCTGGAGCGACCGCGGCGCTTCGGGCGTGGTGATGGAGGTCTCCTCCCACGCGCTCGCGCAGGACCGCACCTACGGGATCGCGTTCGACGTGGGCGTGTTCACGAACCTGACGCAGGACCATCTCGATTTCCACGGGACGATGGAGGCGTATCGCGACGCCAAGGCGCGGCTCTTCCGCGCCGAGACGCGGGGCGACCGCACGAAGACCATGACCGGCGTCCTCAACATGGAGGACGAGGCGGGACGCTGGATTCGCGAGCGCGCCGAGAGCCCGACGATCGGCTACGGGGGAGGGGGCCCAACCGGCCCCGGGGACGTGGGGGCGGCGGAGGTCGTCGCGGAAGAAGCGCGGCTCGGTCCGGCAGGCACGAGACTTCGGATCCGATATCCGCGCGGCTCCGTCTCCGTCGCCCTGAAACTCCGGGGGCGGTTCAACGTCGCGAACGCCCTCGCCGCGTTCGCCGCGGCCTACGCCGCCGGGACGCCCCCCGAGGCGATCGCGCGCGGCCTGGAGTCGGTCGCCGCGGTGCCGGGGCGCCTCGAGCCCGTGGACGCCGGGCAGCCGTTCCAGGTGCTGGTGGACTACGCCCACACCCCCGACGCGCTGGAGCGCGCGCTGGAGGCGGTGCGCGCGTTCGGCCCGCACCGGATCCTCTGCGTCTTCGGCTGCGGCGGCGACCGCGACCGCGGGAAGCGCCCCCTCATGGGCGCCGCGGCCGCGCGGCTCGCCGACCGGGTCATCATCACGTCGGACAATCCCCGCAGCGAAGACCCCGAGGCGATCGTTCGCGAGATCGAAGCGGGCGCCCGCGGCACCGCGTCGGTCTCGACGATCGTGGACCGAGCCGAAGCGATCCGCGCCGCCGTCGACGAGGCGCAGGCGGGGGACGCCCTGCTCATCGCGGGCAAGGGGCACGAGACCTACCAGATCCTCTCCACGGGAACGATCCCCTTCGACGACCGAACGGCGGCGCGCGAGGCGCTCCGGGCGCGGGGGTTTTCGGGGTGA
- a CDS encoding penicillin-binding transpeptidase domain-containing protein, translated as MTPRDAGRLRALALAGIFAFAVLLLRLVQIQVLDHGRLAREATAQQTQRVILEPERGLIFDRHLRPLAENVELSQISVRPREVENAAAAAAFLKKAAGSEAVSRFRAGRVRHRMYVRVSQQLRPEQELALTTSALPRGVHVDPVPGRVYPLDDVARSVVGVVGHEGSGLEGLEAVYDRDLKGTAGWATLFQNGRGLAYELPGSMVKLPEAGASLVSTIDLDAQTLTVMKLREAMATSGAKSAMAVFVDPNTGDILAMATVDGPGVDKETGHRNRIVADQYEPGSTFKVLAGCAALEEKVFDPEDSIFVDHGQVNLGGFTIHDSHPETGWFTFHRATAHSSNVCYAQIGTRVGAERLYRYARLFGFGQPTRVTLPGEAPGQIRPPSRWSARSLATISIGQEVLVTPLQLVMAYAAVANGGTLLRPRLASALVDENGRVVRQFPVEQVRRVISEETARTFRSFLRETVVSGTGTEAALPWCDVAGKTGTAQKFDAAAGGYRGGRYTSSFLGMAPAEHPRVVGLVILDEPRGAYYGGSVAAPVWREIVAAWAAQGHGPIALPAAVLPPMASAPAPVADPIPDVRLLAADRAAEILERAGYAPKILGDAGRVAAQSPAPGAVVPAGAVVELTLASESPAEAVVPDLRGLPIRDAVARLSALSIPVGRVVGTGSVVNQNPEPGRPVRPDTRCSLTLSPRGT; from the coding sequence TTGACCCCTCGCGACGCGGGCCGCCTTCGGGCGCTCGCGCTGGCCGGAATCTTCGCCTTCGCCGTGCTGCTCCTCCGCCTGGTGCAGATCCAGGTGCTGGACCATGGCCGGCTCGCCCGGGAGGCGACCGCGCAGCAGACGCAGCGCGTCATCCTGGAGCCCGAGCGCGGTCTGATCTTCGACCGCCACCTCCGGCCGCTCGCCGAGAACGTCGAGCTGAGCCAGATCTCGGTGCGCCCCCGCGAGGTCGAGAACGCGGCGGCCGCGGCGGCGTTCCTCAAGAAGGCGGCGGGATCGGAGGCGGTCAGCCGCTTCCGCGCCGGCCGCGTCCGGCACCGCATGTACGTGCGCGTGAGCCAGCAGCTGCGCCCGGAGCAGGAGCTCGCCCTCACGACCAGCGCGCTCCCGCGCGGCGTGCACGTCGATCCGGTGCCGGGACGGGTCTATCCCCTCGACGACGTGGCGCGCTCGGTCGTCGGCGTCGTGGGCCACGAGGGGAGCGGGCTCGAGGGGCTCGAGGCGGTCTACGACCGCGACTTGAAGGGAACGGCCGGATGGGCGACCCTTTTCCAGAACGGGCGCGGGCTGGCCTACGAGCTGCCGGGGAGCATGGTGAAGCTCCCGGAGGCGGGGGCCAGCCTGGTGAGCACCATCGACCTCGACGCGCAGACCCTGACGGTGATGAAGCTGCGCGAGGCGATGGCCACCTCCGGCGCGAAGAGCGCGATGGCGGTGTTCGTCGACCCGAATACCGGCGACATCCTGGCCATGGCCACCGTGGACGGCCCGGGGGTCGACAAGGAGACGGGCCACCGCAATCGCATCGTCGCCGATCAGTACGAGCCCGGATCGACGTTCAAGGTGCTCGCGGGATGCGCCGCCCTGGAAGAGAAGGTCTTCGATCCCGAGGACTCGATCTTCGTCGACCATGGGCAGGTGAATCTCGGGGGCTTCACGATTCACGACAGCCATCCCGAGACGGGATGGTTCACGTTCCACCGCGCGACCGCGCACTCGAGCAACGTCTGCTACGCGCAGATCGGGACCCGGGTGGGCGCCGAGCGGCTCTATCGCTACGCGCGCCTCTTCGGCTTCGGACAGCCCACGCGGGTGACCCTGCCGGGCGAGGCGCCGGGCCAGATCCGTCCTCCGTCGCGCTGGTCCGCCCGGTCGCTGGCCACCATCTCGATCGGGCAGGAGGTCCTCGTCACGCCGCTTCAGCTGGTCATGGCCTACGCCGCCGTGGCGAACGGAGGGACGCTGCTCCGGCCGCGGCTGGCGAGCGCGCTCGTGGACGAAAACGGCAGGGTCGTGCGCCAGTTTCCCGTCGAGCAGGTGCGCCGCGTCATCTCCGAGGAGACCGCGCGCACCTTCCGGTCCTTCCTCCGCGAGACCGTCGTCTCGGGGACGGGCACCGAGGCGGCGCTCCCCTGGTGCGACGTGGCCGGGAAGACCGGAACGGCGCAGAAATTCGACGCCGCCGCCGGCGGCTATCGCGGAGGACGCTACACCTCGTCCTTCCTCGGCATGGCGCCCGCGGAGCATCCGCGCGTGGTGGGCCTCGTGATCCTGGACGAGCCCCGCGGCGCCTACTACGGCGGGTCGGTCGCCGCGCCGGTCTGGCGCGAGATCGTGGCCGCGTGGGCGGCGCAGGGGCACGGCCCGATCGCGCTTCCCGCCGCGGTGCTGCCTCCCATGGCCTCCGCCCCCGCGCCGGTCGCCGATCCCATCCCGGACGTGCGGCTCCTCGCCGCCGATCGCGCGGCGGAGATCCTGGAGCGCGCCGGCTATGCGCCGAAGATCCTGGGCGACGCGGGACGGGTGGCGGCGCAATCGCCGGCGCCGGGCGCCGTGGTCCCCGCGGGCGCGGTCGTCGAGCTCACGCTGGCCTCCGAGTCGCCCGCCGAGGCCGTCGTGCCCGACCTGCGCGGCCTCCCGATCCGGGACGCCGTCGCGCGCCTCTCCGCGCTCTCGATTCCGGTGGGGCGGGTCGTCGGGACGGGCAGCGTCGTGAACCAGAATCCCGAGCCCGGGCGCCCCGTGCGACCCGATACGCGGTGCTCCCTCACGCTGTCCCCCCGGGGGACGTGA